Proteins co-encoded in one Crateriforma spongiae genomic window:
- a CDS encoding serine/threonine-protein kinase: MAVNPSVPPPDPSVNECNREMIEAFLSDQLGQQDVLRFEAHLETCDQCRRQLDQTAADDSYWTDARSLLSDLDFQVDPAPDLSFLQPTDDPDMLGRLGTLEISGVIGTGGMGIVLKALDRSLNRFVAVKVLAPHLASSAAARTRFTREAQAAAAVVHDNVIAIHGVETSGTLPYLTMPYVKGESLQRRIDRLGPLPIEEILRIGMQIARGLAAAHQQGLIHRDIKPSNILLPHDVQRVVITDFGLARTVDDATLTRSGVIAGTPQFMSPEQARGDTIDPRSDLFSLGSVVYAMASGRPPFRADSPYAIIRRIVDDGAKPLRQIDPSLPAWFENLVERLHAKDPDRRISSAEQAAELFKACLAHVQNDTAPLPPALLAPLPNAGQRWRPFRWLVSAIAAALIVITIWFFFDRTGTQLDRQTGSASDSFVESDRLLLQVESEIDQMLEEF, from the coding sequence ATGGCAGTGAATCCTTCCGTCCCACCACCCGATCCCTCGGTGAACGAATGCAACCGGGAAATGATCGAAGCCTTTCTAAGCGATCAGCTTGGCCAACAAGACGTTCTCCGTTTCGAAGCCCACTTGGAAACGTGTGACCAATGTCGACGTCAATTGGATCAAACCGCCGCGGATGATTCTTATTGGACCGATGCGCGGTCGCTGCTGTCGGATTTGGATTTCCAAGTCGACCCGGCGCCCGACCTTAGCTTTTTGCAACCAACCGACGATCCCGACATGTTGGGCCGATTGGGAACGCTGGAAATCAGCGGTGTGATCGGCACCGGTGGAATGGGCATCGTACTGAAAGCCTTGGATCGATCGCTGAATCGATTCGTCGCGGTCAAAGTCTTGGCCCCACACTTGGCATCCAGCGCCGCGGCTAGAACTCGATTCACACGCGAAGCCCAGGCGGCCGCCGCGGTGGTCCACGACAACGTGATCGCAATCCACGGTGTTGAAACGTCTGGCACGCTGCCCTACCTAACGATGCCGTATGTGAAGGGTGAATCACTGCAACGTCGCATCGATCGGCTGGGTCCACTTCCCATCGAAGAAATCCTGCGAATCGGAATGCAGATCGCTCGCGGTCTTGCCGCCGCCCACCAACAAGGTTTGATCCACCGCGACATCAAGCCATCGAACATCCTGTTACCGCACGACGTTCAACGCGTCGTCATCACGGATTTCGGCCTGGCAAGAACGGTCGACGACGCCACGCTGACACGCAGCGGTGTGATCGCAGGCACCCCACAGTTCATGTCGCCCGAACAAGCCCGTGGTGACACGATCGATCCACGCTCGGACCTTTTTTCACTGGGCAGCGTGGTGTACGCGATGGCCAGCGGTCGGCCACCGTTCCGCGCCGATTCCCCCTACGCGATCATCCGCCGCATCGTTGATGACGGTGCCAAACCGCTGCGCCAAATCGATCCGTCGCTTCCCGCTTGGTTCGAAAACTTGGTCGAACGACTGCACGCCAAGGATCCAGACAGACGGATTTCATCGGCAGAACAAGCCGCGGAACTTTTCAAAGCATGCCTGGCTCACGTTCAAAATGACACCGCACCTTTGCCCCCGGCACTACTGGCGCCATTGCCAAACGCTGGCCAGCGCTGGCGGCCATTCCGCTGGCTTGTGTCAGCGATCGCTGCGGCACTGATTGTGATCACGATTTGGTTTTTCTTTGACCGCACCGGAACACAACTCGATCGCCAAACTGGATCCGCCAGTGATTCATTCGTCGAAAGTGACCGGCTGTTACTGCAAGTTGAATCGGAGATCGATCAAATGCTTGAAGAATTTTGA